One genomic segment of Culturomica massiliensis includes these proteins:
- a CDS encoding C10 family peptidase, protein MKRCIIYFVMLALLGFYSCQNDAISDDPVEPKEKIKYELTNDEVVSLLSGYLNVVQKGTPATRGSSTVVTHVNKVRYDNPVLTRSGNVEDNGFTICTVDLKNGDKDGFAIVVADKRMPVVLAYSPNGKYADLKEKGGENLQAYVENIPNDVKAVLAQPRYLQGGFTSPDNQYAPYPYDNRYDDIYETSTIDSVWEDVALLRESVLWGQREPYNKFLPVNPNTGNPYPVGCVNVALSQIMAYYKYPEKYDWKLMTKLVNIENNPFATLAMEDSIATFIKELTVMSKTTFYPSTDDAGTRIENCMHALDTCNYTYNQPIYYNSNAVRKSLKAKKFVIAFGESYFGAGHAFVLSGYWKFTTPQSMKDKGLEDGTNLGVNWGNAGGWGDGWYLVEYGDKDITKLGLAKIDPYTGEYSTDYSYNMVLLTGISPKR, encoded by the coding sequence ATGAAAAGATGTATTATTTATTTTGTAATGTTAGCATTGCTGGGCTTTTACAGTTGCCAGAATGATGCTATTTCGGATGATCCTGTCGAACCTAAAGAAAAAATCAAGTATGAACTGACAAACGATGAAGTCGTATCCTTGTTAAGTGGATATTTAAATGTCGTACAAAAAGGAACTCCTGCCACAAGAGGCAGTAGTACGGTTGTAACCCATGTCAATAAGGTACGGTATGATAATCCTGTTTTAACCAGATCGGGCAATGTTGAAGATAACGGATTTACAATTTGTACGGTGGATTTGAAGAACGGCGATAAGGACGGTTTTGCTATTGTTGTGGCTGACAAGCGTATGCCTGTGGTACTTGCTTATTCTCCGAACGGGAAATATGCAGATTTAAAAGAAAAAGGTGGCGAAAATCTCCAGGCGTATGTAGAGAATATTCCGAATGATGTCAAGGCAGTGTTGGCACAGCCCCGTTATTTGCAAGGCGGTTTTACTTCCCCCGACAATCAATATGCACCTTATCCCTATGATAACCGGTATGATGATATTTATGAAACTTCTACAATTGATAGTGTTTGGGAAGATGTTGCTCTTTTAAGAGAATCTGTGTTATGGGGACAGCGTGAGCCGTATAACAAGTTCCTTCCTGTAAATCCGAATACGGGTAATCCTTATCCGGTAGGTTGTGTAAATGTTGCTTTAAGCCAGATTATGGCATATTATAAATACCCGGAGAAATATGACTGGAAATTAATGACAAAACTGGTGAACATTGAGAATAATCCTTTCGCAACCCTGGCTATGGAAGATTCGATTGCAACATTTATAAAAGAACTCACGGTTATGTCGAAGACGACCTTTTACCCAAGTACCGATGATGCAGGGACAAGGATTGAAAATTGTATGCATGCTCTCGATACTTGCAATTACACTTATAACCAGCCTATATATTATAATTCAAATGCGGTAAGGAAGTCTTTAAAAGCCAAGAAATTCGTAATTGCTTTCGGAGAATCCTATTTTGGAGCAGGTCATGCGTTTGTTTTATCCGGCTACTGGAAGTTTACAACCCCTCAAAGCATGAAAGATAAGGGTTTAGAAGACGGTACGAATTTGGGTGTGAATTGGGGTAATGCCGGAGGTTGGGGGGATGGCTGGTATCTGGTGGAATATGGGGATAAGGATATAACAAAATTAGGACTTGCAAAAATCGATCCATACACAGGGGAATATAGTACTGATTATTCTTATAATATGGTACTTTTAACGGGCATATCTCCCAAACGATAA
- a CDS encoding antirestriction protein ArdA — MNHIQDAQIYVGTYAKYNAGSIFGKWLILSDYYDKEEFYEACRQLHADENDPEFMFQGYENIPEGLIGESWLSDNFFPLRDELENMDDNRQDAFFEWCEYDGYDIDRMDVSDVLEKFNEAYIGQYNDEEDFAQYEAEACFNIPAEILPYFDYQAFARDLFCTDYYMCDGFVFRRI, encoded by the coding sequence ATGAATCATATACAAGATGCACAAATATATGTCGGCACTTATGCCAAATACAACGCAGGCTCAATTTTCGGTAAATGGTTGATACTTTCTGACTACTACGATAAAGAGGAATTTTACGAAGCATGCAGGCAATTACACGCAGACGAAAACGATCCTGAATTTATGTTTCAAGGCTATGAAAATATCCCCGAAGGTTTGATAGGCGAAAGCTGGTTATCCGACAACTTTTTCCCTTTACGGGATGAACTTGAAAACATGGATGATAACCGTCAAGACGCTTTTTTCGAGTGGTGCGAATATGACGGTTACGATATTGATCGCATGGATGTTTCCGATGTCCTTGAAAAATTTAATGAAGCCTATATAGGGCAGTACAATGACGAAGAAGATTTCGCCCAATATGAGGCAGAAGCATGTTTTAATATACCTGCCGAAATTTTACCCTATTTTGATTATCAAGCCTTTGCCCGTGACCTGTTTTGTACCGATTACTATATGTGTGACGGCTTTGTATTTAGGAGAATTTAA
- a CDS encoding ParB/RepB/Spo0J family partition protein codes for METANKINNEQLQELELSAIVPSNYNPRKTFTDEDITELAESIRVSGVIQPIRVRPVEDGKFEIICGERRYRASQKVGKNTIPAIVCRYADKEARETAVIENLQRKDVLPLEEAEGYNELMKTGDYTVQSLAQVCGQSEKYIRVRLKLTELIEPIKRLLAENRVSLPVAVELCKYTIEIQKQVYQDHLKPDIQNWWNWKELKPAELSKRINEEYTNQLNHFKFDKTACTACFKNSQNQTLFNDNCGRCMDQKCLASKNTLYIVEKTMRKVQEHPEALLCVSCQFDQTAVEKLNDKGYEVKHLDNLYRFPVLPVEPHLKDYKGKKEYKAALQTYRQAKLNYANQAEEVRQFTESNRLITCLCITLNDIELLYTVTNSSSKNKVKTPAELLDFLQAKSKRNDEIRQEKTIADVKKLVPDMEYKGTFSGDEEMMLYFIMLGYLKRSHWKELGFKEEEIYYSLTDEQRFKIASNLTEDLKILILRDYISASMERAYPGNIYTDFLLKFTKQHIPEQVKEVEKAYQDIFDQQQERIDERTAVARVQLKKQKDKEKASKKQMQIVA; via the coding sequence ATGGAAACAGCAAACAAAATCAATAACGAACAATTACAAGAGTTGGAACTTTCTGCAATCGTACCCAGTAACTACAATCCGCGCAAAACCTTTACGGATGAAGATATTACGGAACTTGCCGAAAGTATCCGGGTAAGCGGCGTAATTCAGCCGATCCGGGTACGTCCGGTTGAGGACGGGAAATTTGAGATCATATGTGGAGAACGCAGGTACAGAGCCTCCCAAAAGGTTGGGAAAAATACGATACCCGCTATTGTATGCCGGTATGCCGATAAAGAAGCACGGGAAACGGCTGTTATCGAAAACTTACAAAGAAAGGACGTTTTACCGTTGGAAGAAGCCGAAGGATATAACGAACTGATGAAAACAGGGGATTACACAGTACAGAGTTTAGCGCAGGTATGCGGACAATCTGAAAAATACATCCGGGTACGTTTAAAGCTGACAGAACTAATCGAACCCATAAAACGATTACTGGCTGAAAACAGGGTTTCTTTACCCGTAGCGGTTGAACTTTGCAAATACACAATAGAAATTCAGAAACAAGTGTATCAAGATCACCTTAAACCCGATATTCAGAATTGGTGGAATTGGAAGGAATTAAAACCCGCCGAATTATCCAAACGGATCAATGAGGAATACACCAATCAATTGAATCATTTTAAATTCGATAAAACAGCCTGTACCGCTTGTTTTAAGAATAGCCAAAACCAAACCCTCTTCAATGACAATTGCGGACGGTGTATGGATCAGAAATGCCTTGCTTCAAAAAATACATTGTATATCGTAGAGAAAACCATGCGAAAAGTTCAAGAACACCCCGAAGCCCTTTTATGCGTGAGTTGTCAGTTCGATCAAACAGCAGTCGAGAAATTGAATGATAAAGGCTATGAAGTCAAACACCTGGATAACCTGTACCGCTTTCCTGTTTTGCCAGTTGAACCCCATTTGAAGGATTATAAGGGAAAAAAAGAATACAAAGCAGCCCTGCAAACATACCGGCAAGCTAAACTTAATTACGCCAATCAAGCGGAAGAAGTAAGGCAATTCACTGAAAGTAACCGGTTAATAACCTGCCTTTGCATTACTTTAAATGATATTGAATTATTATATACGGTTACGAATTCAAGCAGTAAGAATAAAGTTAAAACCCCGGCGGAACTGTTGGATTTTTTGCAGGCAAAAAGTAAAAGAAACGATGAAATCCGGCAGGAGAAAACAATTGCAGACGTGAAAAAACTTGTGCCGGACATGGAGTATAAAGGTACATTTTCAGGGGATGAAGAAATGATGCTTTACTTTATCATGCTGGGGTATTTAAAGCGTTCTCATTGGAAAGAGTTAGGATTTAAAGAAGAAGAAATCTATTATAGTTTGACCGATGAACAACGCTTTAAAATTGCCTCTAACCTGACCGAAGATCTAAAAATTCTCATTTTACGGGACTATATCAGCGCAAGCATGGAGCGTGCTTACCCGGGAAATATATATACTGACTTCTTATTGAAGTTTACCAAACAACATATTCCCGAACAAGTGAAAGAAGTTGAAAAGGCATATCAGGATATTTTTGATCAGCAACAGGAACGGATAGACGAAAGGACAGCCGTAGCCCGAGTACAGTTGAAAAAGCAAAAAGACAAGGAAAAAGCCTCTAAGAAGCAAATGCAAATCGTAGCATAA
- a CDS encoding DUF3873 family protein: MKSDCIYYIPANYAVCATCQIGGYCHRVCKRFIHKNARNVEITKQGVSTTQAGQEKFVYFQPAHPKKTYVQYDYRTPEGKLFSCVKQTLNECRASRDQWLESNNHKKKNDEN; the protein is encoded by the coding sequence ATGAAATCAGATTGTATTTATTATATACCTGCCAATTATGCCGTTTGTGCTACCTGCCAAATCGGGGGGTATTGTCATCGGGTTTGTAAACGCTTTATTCACAAAAACGCTCGAAATGTTGAGATAACAAAACAAGGAGTAAGCACAACACAAGCTGGACAGGAAAAGTTTGTTTATTTTCAACCGGCACATCCAAAGAAAACCTATGTACAATACGATTACAGGACACCGGAAGGGAAACTGTTTTCCTGTGTTAAACAAACTCTTAATGAATGCAGGGCAAGCCGGGATCAATGGCTGGAAAGTAATAACCATAAAAAGAAAAATGATGAAAATTGA
- a CDS encoding JAB domain-containing protein, whose protein sequence is MKTNHLPFPEITIHYKDKNIEKRPCITKSTEAIDILRPYYKECMQHHEEFWVLYLNTRNQVLGVSCVAKGGIDKMLIDNRIVLQIALKTNATGIIVSHNHPTGNNHPSTQDDTITGKLKDACHLLDIRLYDHLIVTEDSYYSYTDEGVL, encoded by the coding sequence ATGAAAACAAATCATCTACCTTTCCCGGAAATAACGATTCATTATAAAGATAAGAATATAGAGAAAAGACCGTGTATAACCAAATCGACAGAAGCAATTGATATATTACGTCCCTATTATAAAGAATGTATGCAGCACCATGAGGAATTTTGGGTGTTATATCTGAACACGAGAAACCAGGTGTTAGGCGTTTCCTGTGTCGCCAAAGGCGGTATAGATAAAATGTTGATCGATAACCGCATTGTTTTACAAATTGCCCTTAAAACGAACGCGACAGGGATAATTGTTTCACATAATCATCCGACAGGGAATAATCATCCGAGTACTCAGGATGATACGATTACGGGAAAATTGAAAGATGCCTGTCATTTGTTGGATATTCGATTATACGATCACTTGATTGTTACAGAAGACAGTTATTATAGCTATACGGATGAAGGGGTGCTTTAA
- a CDS encoding TraQ conjugal transfer family protein — protein sequence MKIIIICLLAVLYSCSDELTIKQDYDYSIQTLPVPQKIQKGETVPIEFMIIRDAVYDNAIYSFRFFQTDGKGTLTNDKGQPYTVNRYYNVEDTFTLLYTSRCEETQTLDFVFTDNFGKELAYRVSFQNDGKKD from the coding sequence ATGAAAATCATTATAATATGCTTACTGGCTGTTTTATATTCCTGTTCTGACGAGCTAACCATTAAGCAGGATTACGATTATAGTATTCAGACGCTGCCCGTTCCTCAAAAAATCCAGAAAGGGGAAACAGTACCTATTGAGTTTATGATCATAAGGGATGCCGTATATGACAATGCGATCTATTCATTCCGGTTCTTTCAAACGGACGGAAAAGGAACACTAACAAACGATAAGGGACAGCCTTATACGGTAAACCGTTATTACAATGTTGAGGATACTTTTACTCTGCTGTACACCTCCCGTTGTGAAGAAACACAGACGTTAGATTTTGTCTTTACGGATAATTTCGGAAAGGAATTAGCATATCGGGTATCTTTCCAAAATGACGGAAAGAAAGATTGA
- a CDS encoding fimbrillin family protein — MKRAIYTLCLFLVIFSCKENGLKEQEIKKAATFFVAPGTPTRTTDTSFEPGDEIGIYAVERLSPDIPGLLNTASYAINRRYRIDYNGNLLPVSKEDEICLSRIDYYDIYAYYPYTEKNYDPQAIDFKLDYQQNSMVKYKQHDVLFAKALGIWGNTSSVGLNFSRKMAAVDFQLRKEQGIKIRSVSLSSAYCNCRGNLATGTVEATGKKYTINMYPLHETTNAYTFRALLPEQILPASTQLYMTANSNDHSLPFQTITDVPLTSGTTSTFPAEMMYRVYVKQRGSGRVSGAGIYKHGEIVTITAIPAPGYQLEGWYYTPDGIWSEELPKVSTELNYSFPVTKYSRFIANFIPKEI, encoded by the coding sequence ATGAAAAGAGCAATATATACACTATGTCTTTTCCTTGTCATTTTCAGTTGTAAGGAAAATGGATTAAAAGAACAAGAGATCAAAAAGGCAGCAACCTTCTTTGTTGCTCCGGGAACCCCGACACGGACAACAGATACCTCCTTTGAACCGGGGGACGAGATCGGGATATATGCCGTTGAAAGGTTATCCCCCGATATTCCGGGATTGCTGAATACCGCAAGTTATGCCATTAACAGGCGATACCGGATAGATTATAACGGTAACTTGTTACCCGTTTCAAAAGAGGATGAAATATGCCTGTCCCGCATTGATTATTACGATATATACGCTTATTACCCCTATACGGAGAAAAATTATGATCCACAAGCCATAGATTTTAAATTGGATTATCAGCAAAATTCAATGGTAAAATACAAACAGCATGATGTCCTGTTTGCAAAGGCATTAGGTATATGGGGCAATACGTCTTCGGTCGGATTAAATTTTAGCCGCAAAATGGCAGCCGTAGATTTTCAACTTCGCAAAGAGCAGGGTATTAAAATACGTTCTGTTTCCCTGTCTTCTGCCTATTGTAATTGCCGGGGCAATCTTGCAACGGGGACAGTGGAGGCTACCGGGAAAAAATACACGATTAATATGTATCCTTTACATGAAACAACAAACGCATATACATTCAGGGCTTTGCTTCCCGAACAAATTTTGCCGGCTTCAACACAACTTTATATGACAGCCAATAGCAACGATCATTCCCTACCCTTCCAAACAATAACGGACGTTCCTCTAACCTCCGGTACGACAAGTACGTTTCCCGCAGAGATGATGTACCGGGTATATGTCAAACAAAGAGGTTCAGGTCGTGTCAGCGGAGCCGGGATATATAAACACGGAGAAATAGTAACGATAACAGCAATACCCGCTCCCGGTTACCAATTAGAAGGTTGGTATTATACACCTGACGGCATTTGGAGTGAAGAATTACCGAAGGTATCGACGGAATTAAATTATTCTTTCCCGGTAACGAAATACTCCCGCTTTATTGCTAACTTTATTCCTAAAGAAATATGA
- a CDS encoding fimbrillin family protein yields MKNRILIFITAALAACLISCHKGNLTELTNDIPAVLEINPTVLASAGTRATISSFPDNSEIGLFITSGNISNHYNGVSAYANVKATLNINHWVLSPTVYLSPAPAKVYAYYPYTSENTDGTSIPIEHNTQTDYLIGTHTAGQTDINNSNSQVSLSMQHALSLLIFDVYVENYTGAAELTKIEVANCIGRSVLFSEGKLNLETGAITGTAGKNQAHAHTLSRMLGSAPTGHEKTLPKFMVMPVSSIQETGNVVIYFTIDGKVYTYYVPAGTVWASGTKNTYTVKLSGKALITSNITITNWTDGINGSITLP; encoded by the coding sequence ATGAAAAATCGTATTTTAATTTTTATTACAGCAGCGTTAGCCGCCTGCTTGATTAGTTGCCATAAAGGCAATCTGACAGAACTTACAAACGACATTCCGGCAGTTTTAGAGATCAATCCGACTGTTTTAGCCTCTGCCGGGACACGGGCAACGATCAGTTCCTTCCCCGATAATTCGGAAATCGGTTTATTTATAACCTCGGGAAATATATCGAATCATTATAATGGGGTAAGTGCATACGCAAACGTAAAAGCGACCCTAAATATAAATCATTGGGTATTATCCCCAACTGTTTATTTAAGTCCTGCTCCTGCTAAAGTTTACGCTTATTATCCGTATACCTCTGAAAATACCGACGGTACAAGCATTCCGATAGAACATAATACGCAAACCGATTACTTAATAGGTACACATACCGCAGGACAAACCGACATTAACAACTCTAATTCCCAGGTTAGCTTGTCAATGCAGCATGCTTTGAGTTTATTAATTTTTGACGTTTATGTGGAGAATTACACCGGTGCTGCGGAATTGACCAAAATAGAAGTAGCTAATTGTATCGGAAGGTCGGTACTATTCAGCGAAGGCAAATTAAATTTAGAAACCGGAGCAATTACGGGAACAGCCGGAAAAAATCAGGCTCATGCACACACCTTATCCCGGATGCTGGGTTCAGCACCTACCGGTCATGAAAAAACATTACCTAAGTTTATGGTCATGCCCGTATCTTCTATTCAGGAAACCGGGAATGTGGTTATCTATTTCACCATTGACGGAAAAGTTTATACCTATTATGTTCCGGCAGGTACGGTTTGGGCTTCGGGTACAAAAAATACTTATACGGTAAAATTATCGGGGAAAGCCCTGATTACATCGAATATAACGATTACAAACTGGACGGACGGTATTAACGGTAGCATCACTTTACCTTAA
- a CDS encoding DUF5119 domain-containing protein: protein MRRTLFYTGVCLTGLLLFGCNNQCRECEDQFIGNGNFRLVLDWTKLWQGIEKPEEMNVYFYHSDLAPLKDKIYTDTTYYNLPSGRYNIVAVNNAGLENYTGMDHYYTAQVTLPVYVVDNLVTTTEAPLYLAAHHTVAIGNTFKESKIMPAPIIKIIHFTFRIKSGINIESIRAELQGVQTSAMLFTEEQALGAACLPFIPLQTQENNFYKPVSILGFAPGEVNLLSVRMTCRDGSTLETVTDLSGKFDFQTSPVQSCTMYYDLENNGLEPDIMIESWQPGINQDIHIY, encoded by the coding sequence ATGAGAAGAACATTATTTTATACAGGCGTATGCCTGACAGGGTTACTCCTCTTTGGATGTAACAACCAGTGCCGGGAGTGTGAAGATCAATTTATAGGCAACGGTAATTTCAGGCTTGTTCTGGACTGGACGAAGCTCTGGCAAGGGATAGAAAAGCCGGAGGAGATGAATGTATATTTCTATCATTCAGATTTAGCACCTCTAAAAGACAAAATCTATACGGATACGACTTATTATAACCTTCCGTCCGGGAGATACAACATCGTAGCTGTGAACAATGCAGGGTTAGAAAATTATACGGGCATGGATCATTATTATACGGCACAAGTCACTTTGCCTGTTTATGTGGTGGACAACCTTGTGACAACAACGGAGGCGCCCCTCTATTTGGCAGCACATCATACGGTTGCAATCGGGAATACTTTTAAAGAGAGTAAGATCATGCCTGCTCCCATTATTAAAATAATCCATTTCACATTTAGAATTAAATCAGGGATAAACATTGAATCAATCCGGGCAGAATTACAGGGGGTACAAACCTCCGCCATGTTGTTTACAGAGGAACAAGCACTTGGTGCAGCCTGCCTGCCATTTATACCTTTGCAAACCCAGGAGAATAATTTTTATAAACCTGTTTCTATATTAGGTTTTGCACCCGGCGAGGTAAACCTGCTTTCGGTACGAATGACCTGCCGGGACGGTTCGACCCTGGAAACCGTGACGGACCTGTCCGGCAAGTTTGACTTTCAAACATCACCTGTACAATCCTGTACCATGTATTACGATCTGGAAAATAATGGTCTTGAACCGGACATTATGATAGAAAGCTGGCAACCGGGAATAAACCAGGACATCCATATCTATTAA
- a CDS encoding conjugal transfer protein TraO, translating to MKKWIAIIICLVLISLQAEAQRRIPGQRGIQVSVGVSDGYGFLKNKKLSYQIGISLSHYTSNKNKWLYGVEYWEKQYCYGNRSIPVIQFTAEYGYYYTFWSNRGKDIFLSGGISGLAGYEVLNWGKKELPDGATLTDNNGLIGGTALTFEIETYVCDRIILLIHIRERILFGSSINKFHHLTGLGIKYIL from the coding sequence ATGAAAAAGTGGATAGCAATAATCATCTGTCTTGTTCTTATATCCTTACAGGCAGAAGCCCAAAGGCGTATCCCCGGACAAAGGGGTATTCAGGTAAGTGTAGGTGTATCGGACGGGTACGGGTTTCTGAAAAATAAAAAACTTTCTTACCAAATAGGAATATCCCTGTCGCATTACACCTCCAATAAAAACAAATGGTTATACGGAGTGGAATATTGGGAAAAGCAATATTGTTATGGCAACCGTAGTATTCCGGTCATCCAATTTACGGCGGAATACGGTTACTATTATACATTTTGGAGTAACCGGGGGAAAGACATATTCCTTTCCGGCGGTATATCGGGACTGGCAGGTTATGAAGTCCTGAATTGGGGCAAAAAGGAACTACCGGACGGTGCAACCTTAACGGATAACAACGGCTTGATCGGAGGAACAGCTTTAACATTCGAGATTGAAACCTATGTATGTGACCGTATCATTCTCTTAATCCATATCCGCGAAAGAATCCTTTTCGGTTCTTCAATCAATAAATTTCATCATTTAACCGGGCTGGGGATAAAATACATTTTATAA
- the traN gene encoding conjugative transposon protein TraN, with product MRIITISLILLLTGSGGLYAQKPPFHGMTQNIGYDKMIPPLGIEVTYNKTVHILFPSRIKYVDLGSAYLIAGKADATENVLRVKAAIENFSGETNFSVVCENGNFYTFNARYAQEPELLSVEITDLLRQQGNKDKPNQISVGLADLGHNSPPLIDLIMRTIYRNNDRKIRHLGYMAFGVQTTIKGLYVNDGLLYIHVQIRNTTNIPFTIDFTRFKVSDKKLVRRTATQEKVIIPLRAFNEEIEIGGKSTVRTVFALPKFTLPDDKVLLFDLIEKDGGRHQSVRIESSDLLLAKTISKLKTN from the coding sequence ATGAGAATTATTACAATCAGTTTGATTCTGTTATTAACAGGATCAGGGGGCTTATACGCCCAAAAACCACCTTTTCACGGCATGACGCAAAACATAGGTTACGACAAAATGATTCCTCCATTAGGGATTGAAGTTACCTATAACAAAACCGTACATATCCTTTTCCCTTCCCGGATTAAGTATGTTGATTTGGGAAGTGCTTACCTAATAGCAGGCAAGGCGGACGCAACCGAAAATGTATTGAGGGTTAAGGCTGCTATAGAAAATTTTAGTGGGGAAACGAATTTTTCTGTTGTCTGTGAGAATGGGAATTTCTATACGTTTAATGCCCGTTACGCACAAGAACCGGAATTATTAAGTGTCGAAATTACCGATTTATTGCGGCAGCAAGGAAATAAGGACAAACCGAACCAAATTTCGGTCGGTTTAGCCGATCTCGGTCATAACTCGCCTCCACTCATCGATCTGATTATGCGAACCATATACCGGAACAATGACCGGAAAATCCGGCATTTGGGCTATATGGCTTTCGGCGTACAGACCACGATAAAAGGGCTTTATGTCAATGACGGTCTTTTGTATATACACGTTCAGATCAGGAATACGACAAATATTCCTTTTACGATTGATTTTACTCGTTTTAAAGTCAGCGATAAAAAACTGGTAAGACGAACTGCAACTCAGGAAAAGGTTATTATCCCATTACGGGCTTTTAACGAAGAAATCGAAATCGGAGGAAAATCTACCGTTCGTACGGTGTTTGCCCTTCCTAAATTCACGCTGCCGGATGATAAAGTATTATTGTTTGATCTTATTGAGAAAGACGGTGGGCGGCATCAGTCTGTACGCATAGAAAGTTCCGACCTGCTTTTAGCCAAAACGATTAGTAAATTAAAAACGAATTAA
- the traM gene encoding conjugative transposon protein TraM — MKTENKEQTPLQKRQRQKLLVYPLIGSAFLLAMYFIFAPETQKNKVDDVQGFNADLPLPQDKNLIGDKKTAYEQEQQKRVQRERMRSLQDYAFILGKDSISDSKELDLQISEKEIQENVPGNDKLPYRAVRSSGVAYKNMTRELTNFYEPSRENEDTKRLEAEIESLKKKLEQAEATSQTVKQLELMEKSYQMASKYLTTPTGEVSTQLDKRAENSGKNIDREKHTTLTAVSGIPENVVSRLPQEISDSAFMRDYVRERNIDFHTPVKPAGQTDRNTIRACVYQQQVLEFGNDEKPKVRLRLLEPIKAGILLIPRNSIIAGDVTLQGGRLHIKITSLEYTGNILPVELEIYDLEGQKGIDAAGTMETEALKEAAGNMGNDLGTSITFTQNAGQQVAADLAKTAIQTGAQYLSKKIKTVKITLKPGHEVFILLPGKQ; from the coding sequence ATGAAAACAGAGAATAAAGAACAAACTCCCCTGCAAAAACGGCAACGGCAAAAATTATTGGTTTACCCATTGATCGGGAGTGCTTTTCTATTAGCCATGTATTTCATTTTTGCACCGGAAACGCAAAAAAATAAAGTGGACGACGTGCAGGGGTTTAATGCAGATTTACCGTTACCCCAGGATAAAAATTTAATCGGTGACAAAAAAACGGCATATGAACAGGAACAGCAAAAACGGGTTCAGCGTGAACGGATGCGATCATTACAAGATTATGCATTTATCTTGGGGAAGGATTCGATTTCAGATTCTAAAGAATTGGATTTACAGATCAGTGAAAAGGAAATTCAGGAAAATGTTCCTGGTAATGATAAATTACCTTATCGTGCAGTCCGGTCTTCCGGTGTTGCCTATAAAAATATGACACGGGAACTGACTAACTTTTATGAGCCTTCGCGTGAAAATGAAGATACTAAAAGATTAGAAGCAGAAATCGAATCACTGAAAAAGAAGCTGGAACAGGCAGAAGCCACAAGCCAAACGGTTAAGCAGCTTGAACTAATGGAGAAGTCCTATCAAATGGCTTCGAAATACCTTACTACTCCTACCGGGGAAGTTTCAACCCAACTGGATAAAAGGGCAGAAAATTCAGGAAAAAACATAGACCGGGAAAAACATACAACGCTTACGGCGGTATCCGGTATCCCGGAAAATGTCGTTTCCCGATTGCCACAGGAAATTTCAGATTCGGCATTCATGAGAGATTATGTAAGAGAACGGAATATAGATTTTCACACCCCTGTAAAACCAGCAGGGCAAACGGATCGGAATACAATACGAGCCTGTGTGTATCAACAACAGGTATTGGAATTTGGTAACGATGAAAAGCCAAAAGTCCGGTTACGTCTTTTAGAACCCATTAAAGCCGGGATATTATTAATTCCCCGCAATAGCATTATTGCCGGGGATGTAACCTTACAAGGGGGGCGGCTGCATATAAAAATAACAAGTCTTGAATATACAGGGAATATACTACCTGTTGAATTAGAGATATATGATTTGGAAGGGCAAAAGGGTATCGATGCCGCCGGGACAATGGAAACGGAAGCTCTAAAAGAAGCTGCCGGGAATATGGGAAACGATCTTGGCACTTCTATCACCTTTACCCAAAATGCAGGACAACAAGTAGCTGCGGACTTAGCAAAGACAGCCATTCAGACCGGGGCACAATACCTTTCAAAAAAAATCAAAACAGTAAAAATAACTCTTAAACCGGGGCATGAGGTGTTTATCCTTCTGCCGGGGAAACAATAA